One window of the Allosaccharopolyspora coralli genome contains the following:
- the rpmD gene encoding 50S ribosomal protein L30 has translation MGQLKITQTKGLVGTRANQQASMRTLGLRRIRQSVVRPDTPDVRGLVNVVRHLVTVEEVN, from the coding sequence ATGGGACAGCTGAAGATCACTCAGACCAAGGGTCTGGTGGGAACGCGGGCGAACCAGCAGGCGAGCATGCGCACCCTCGGGTTGCGCAGGATCCGCCAGTCGGTCGTCCGTCCGGACACCCCTGACGTGCGCGGTCTGGTCAACGTCGTTCGTCACCTGGTGACGGTCGAGGAGGTCAACTGA